A window of the Limanda limanda chromosome 8, fLimLim1.1, whole genome shotgun sequence genome harbors these coding sequences:
- the man2a2 gene encoding alpha-mannosidase 2x isoform X2, whose protein sequence is MKLRKQVTVCGGAIFCVAVFSLYLMLDRVQHDPARRQNAGNFPRSQISVLQNRIEQLEQLLEENHQIISHIKDSVMELTDTGAVSPSGHLPFRSANGSWVLPFDGRPTFLAVKPQDCQIAGDSGAQADVQMLDVYSIVKFDNPDGGVWKQGFEITYEPDEWDNEPLQVFVVPHSHNDPGWIKTFDKYFTDQTQHILNNMVVKLAEDPRRKFIWSEISFFSKWWETADKQKQEAVRKLIQGGQLEIVTGGWVMTDEANVHYFAMIDQLIEGHQWLERNLGVTPRSGWAVDPFGHSATMPYLLKKANLTSMLIQRVHYSIKKHFASTRSLEFMWRQAWDTGSGTDMFCHMMPFYSYDVPHTCGPDPKICCQFDFKRLPGGRINCPWKVPPKPVVEANLAERANLLLDQYRKKSKLYRSKVLLVPLGDDFRYDKALEWDQQFTNYQKLFDYMNSHPELHVQAQFGTLSDYFNAVYKAQGVAQGSRPPDFPVLSGDFFAYADREDHYWTGYFTSRPFYKSLDRVIESHLRGAEILYSLAVANARHVGMEGRYPVSDYALLVDARQSVALFQHHDAITGTAKENVVVDYGTKLLRSLIGLKRVITNAAHFLVMKNKEFYRFYQTEPFLETDDRRATQDSLPQRTLIELDPAGPRYMVLFNPVEHERLCVVTVLVNTVRVRVLTEDGQTLPVQLSGQWSSASQMSAEVFEASFMVRLPPLGLAVFHLYDSPDSPMTLRSDTLLRLSGGGVSARATDLLPVRSQQADPQTFYISSQALTLGFSGTTGLLESIKHKDDPQEVKVQMQFMVYGTRPSKDKSGAYLFLPDGKAKPYHQKESPVVRVVEGPLFSEVVAHYQHVQQTVRIHNVPGVDGLSVDFTTTVDIRDQTNKELAMRLVTDIQSGDVFYTDLNGFQMQPRRHHLKLPLQANFYPMPSQAYIQDSHHRLTLHTAQSLGVTSLESGQLEVIMDRRLMQDDNRGLGQGLKDNKKTVNHFRLLLERRSMGNKYEGFFARFSSLFSSFLSKILTDGFQEMMDSATTSFPSILSHITNAILNHEVLALPVLPKRRGIPPLQTFAPLKSLLPCDFHLVNLRSIQTQEDPHSPSPYAALILHRLALDCGLEAQNLGFNCTTTQGQLSVSGLFKNLDLQLLQPMSLTLMHSGTPLANDSAISLDPMEISAFKLKLR, encoded by the exons atgaaACTGAGGAAACAGGTGACAGTGTGTGGAGGGGCCATATTCTGTGTGGCTGTATTCTCTCTGTATCTGATGTTGGATCGAGTCCAACATGACCCTGCAAGGCGACAGAATGCAGGGAATTTTCCACGG AGCCAAATCTCAGTTCTCCAGAACCGGAtagagcagctggagcagctcCTGGAGGAAAACCACCAAATCATCAGCCACATAAAAGACTCTGTAATGGAGCTCACAGACACAGGAGCTGTGTCTCCCAGTGGCCACCTGCCATTCAGAAGTGCCAATGGTTCCTGGGTTCTGCCATTTGATGGTCGCCCCACTTTCCTCGCTGTCAAACCCCAGGATTGCCAGATAGCTGGAGACAGCGGTGCTCAAGCCGACGTTCAG ATGCTGGATGTTTACTCAATCGTGAAGTTTGATAACCCAGACGGTGGTGTATGGAAGCAGGGTTTCGAAATAACTTATGAGCCCGACGAGTGGGACAATGAGCCTCTTCAAGTCTTTGTGGTCCCTCACTCCCACAATGATCCAG GTTGGATCAAGACTTTTGACAAGTACTTCACAGACCAGACGcagcacattttaaacaacatggTGGTGAAGTTGGCTGAGGATCCTCGCAGGAAGTTCATCTGGTCTGAGATTTCGTTCTTCTCCAAGTGGTGGGagactgcagacaaacaaaaacaggaggCTGTGCGCAA GCTGATCCAGGGAGGGCAGCTTGAGATTGTGACAGGTGGCTGGGTGATGACGGATGAAGCCAACGTTCACTACTTTGCCATGATAGACCAGCTCATCGAAGGCCATCAGTGGCTTGAGAGAAATCTGG gTGTTACCCCGCGCAGTGGGTGGGCGGTAGACCCCTTCGGTCACAGTGCTACGATGCCCTATCTTCTGAAGAAGGCCAACCTGACCAGCATGCTCATTCAGCGAGTCCACTACTCCATCAAAAAACACTTTGCCTCCACCCGCAGCCTGGAGTTTATGTGGAGGCAGGCCTGGG ACACTGGATCGGGCACAGACATGTTTTGCCACATGATGCCGTTCTACAGCTACGATGTGCCTCACACCTGCGGACCAGATCCCAAGATCTGCTGCCAGTTCGATTTCAAGAGGTTACCGGGTGGTCGGATAAACTGCCCCTGGAAAGTGCCACCAAAACCTGTGGTGGAGGCCAACCTAGCAGAGAG GGCAAATCTGCTCCTGGATCAGTACCGTAAAAAGTCCAAACTCTACCGCAGCAAAGTGCTCCTGGTCCCGCTGGGAGATGACTTCCGCTACGACAAGGCCTTGGAGTGGGATCAGCAGTTCACCAACTACCAGAAGCTGTTTGACTACATGAATTCTCACCCAGAGCTGCACGTACAG GCTCAGTTTGGGACTCTCTCCGACTATTTCAATGCTGTATACAAAGCACAGGGAGTGGCCCAGGGATCCAGACCTCCAGACTTCCCGGTGCTAAGTGGAGATTTCTTTGCCTATGCAGACCGTGAAGATCATTACTGGACCGGCTACTTCACCTCTCGTCCCTTTTACAAGAGCCTGGACCGGGTGATTGAGTCGCACCTCAG GGGGGCCGAGATCCTTTACAGTCTGGCAGTTGCAAATGCTCGACATGTGGGCATGGAAGGACGCTACCCAGTTTCAGACTATGCCCTGCTGGTCGACGCCAGGCAGTCTGTTGCTCTCTTCCAGCATCACGACGCCATCACTGGCACCGCGAAGGAAAATGTTGTCGTTGACTACGGCACCAA ATTACTGCGGTCGCTCATTGGTCTGAAGAGGGTAATCACTAATGCTGCTCATTTCCTGGTCATGAAGAACAAGGAGTTTTATCGCTTTTATCAGACCGAGCCCTTCCTGGAGACG GATGATCGGCGTGCTACTCAAGACTCTCTTCCTCAGCGCACTTTAATCGAGCTGGACCCAGCAGGGCCAAG GTACATGGTTCTGTTCAACCCTGTGGAGCATGAGCGGCTGTGTGTGGTGACAGTGTTGGTCAACACGGTCAGGGTGCGGGTGCTTACGGAGGATGGACAGACGCTCCCCGTGCAGCTGAGTGGTCAGTGGAGCTCTGCAAGTCAAATGAGTGCAGAGGTATTTGAG GCATCGTTCATGGTTCGCCTGCCGCCTCTGGGTCTGGCTGTTTTCCATCTTTACGACTCTCCGGACTCGCCCATGACACTCCGCTCCGACACGCTGCTCAGGCTGTCTGGAGGGGGGGTCAGTGCTCGGGCCACGGACTTGCTTCCTGTCCGCTCTCAGCAGGCTGACCCTCAAACCTTCTACATCAGCAGTCAGGCTCTCACACTTGGCTTCTCTGGCACCACGGGCCTGCTGGAG AGCATCAAGCATAAAGATGATCCCCAGGAAGTGAAGGTTCAGATGCAGTTCATGGTTTACGGCACTCGCCCCTCCAAAGACAAAAGTGGAGCGTACCTCTTTCTACCCGATGGAAAAGCCAAG CCCTACCACCAGAAAGAATCACCTGTGGTGCGCGTTGTGGAGGGGCCGCTCTTCTCCGAGGTGGTGGCACACTACCAGCATGTCCAGCAGACCGTTCGCATCCACAATGTGCCAG gGGTGGATGGTTTGTCTGTGGACTTCACCACCACGGTGGACATCAGAGATCAGACCAATAAGGAGCTCGCCATGCGCCTGGTAACCGACATCCAGAGTGGAGATGTTTTCTACACAGACCTCAACGGCTTCCAG ATGCAACCTCGTCGCCACCATCTGAAGCTTCCCTTGCAGGCCAACTTTTATCCCATGCCCAGCCAGGCGTACATCCAGGACAGCCACCACCGCCTCACACTGCACACGGCTCAGTCTCTGGGCGTCACTAGCTTGGAGAGCG gcCAGCTTGAAGTAATAATGGACCGGCGCTTGATGCAGGATGATAATCGTGGACTCGGCCAGGGCCTGAAGGACAACAAGAAGACCGTCAACCACTTCCGactgctgctggagaggagaTCCATGGGCAACAAG TATGAAGGTTTCTTTGCCAGATTCTCATCCTTGTTTAGTTCTTTCCTCTCCAAAATTTTGACTGATGGATTTCAAGAG ATGATGGACAGTGCAACAACCAGCTTCCCGTCTATACTCAGTCACATAACCAACGCCATCCTGAACCACGAGGTGCTGGCGCTGCCCGTCTTGCCCAAAAGACGCGGCATCCCTCCTCTGCAGACCTTCGCTCCTCTCAAGTCCCTCCTGCCCTGCGACTTCCACCTGGTGAACCTGCGTAGCATCCAGACCCAG GAGGACCCCCACTCTCCATCTCCATACGCGGCCTTGATTCTTCACCGTCTGGCGCTGGACTGTGGCCTTGAGGCTCAGAACCTGGGCTTTAACTGCACCACCACTCAAGGACAG CTGAGTGTATCGGGACTGTTCAAGAACCtggacctgcagctgctccagccCATGTCCCTGACCCTGATGCACTCCGGCACGCCTCTGGCCAACGACTCCGCCATCAGCCTCGACCCCATGGAGATCTCCGCCTTCAAGCTCAAACTGCGTTAA
- the man2a2 gene encoding alpha-mannosidase 2x isoform X1 — protein sequence MKLRKQVTVCGGAIFCVAVFSLYLMLDRVQHDPARRQNAGNFPRSQISVLQNRIEQLEQLLEENHQIISHIKDSVMELTDTGAVSPSGHLPFRSANGSWVLPFDGRPTFLAVKPQDCQIAGDSGAQADVQMLDVYSIVKFDNPDGGVWKQGFEITYEPDEWDNEPLQVFVVPHSHNDPGWIKTFDKYFTDQTQHILNNMVVKLAEDPRRKFIWSEISFFSKWWETADKQKQEAVRKLIQGGQLEIVTGGWVMTDEANVHYFAMIDQLIEGHQWLERNLGVTPRSGWAVDPFGHSATMPYLLKKANLTSMLIQRVHYSIKKHFASTRSLEFMWRQAWDTGSGTDMFCHMMPFYSYDVPHTCGPDPKICCQFDFKRLPGGRINCPWKVPPKPVVEANLAERANLLLDQYRKKSKLYRSKVLLVPLGDDFRYDKALEWDQQFTNYQKLFDYMNSHPELHVQAQFGTLSDYFNAVYKAQGVAQGSRPPDFPVLSGDFFAYADREDHYWTGYFTSRPFYKSLDRVIESHLRGAEILYSLAVANARHVGMEGRYPVSDYALLVDARQSVALFQHHDAITGTAKENVVVDYGTKLLRSLIGLKRVITNAAHFLVMKNKEFYRFYQTEPFLETDDRRATQDSLPQRTLIELDPAGPRYMVLFNPVEHERLCVVTVLVNTVRVRVLTEDGQTLPVQLSGQWSSASQMSAEVFEASFMVRLPPLGLAVFHLYDSPDSPMTLRSDTLLRLSGGGVSARATDLLPVRSQQADPQTFYISSQALTLGFSGTTGLLESIKHKDDPQEVKVQMQFMVYGTRPSKDKSGAYLFLPDGKAKPYHQKESPVVRVVEGPLFSEVVAHYQHVQQTVRIHNVPGVDGLSVDFTTTVDIRDQTNKELAMRLVTDIQSGDVFYTDLNGFQMQPRRHHLKLPLQANFYPMPSQAYIQDSHHRLTLHTAQSLGVTSLESGQLEVIMDRRLMQDDNRGLGQGLKDNKKTVNHFRLLLERRSMGNKMMDSATTSFPSILSHITNAILNHEVLALPVLPKRRGIPPLQTFAPLKSLLPCDFHLVNLRSIQTQEDPHSPSPYAALILHRLALDCGLEAQNLGFNCTTTQGQLSVSGLFKNLDLQLLQPMSLTLMHSGTPLANDSAISLDPMEISAFKLKLR from the exons atgaaACTGAGGAAACAGGTGACAGTGTGTGGAGGGGCCATATTCTGTGTGGCTGTATTCTCTCTGTATCTGATGTTGGATCGAGTCCAACATGACCCTGCAAGGCGACAGAATGCAGGGAATTTTCCACGG AGCCAAATCTCAGTTCTCCAGAACCGGAtagagcagctggagcagctcCTGGAGGAAAACCACCAAATCATCAGCCACATAAAAGACTCTGTAATGGAGCTCACAGACACAGGAGCTGTGTCTCCCAGTGGCCACCTGCCATTCAGAAGTGCCAATGGTTCCTGGGTTCTGCCATTTGATGGTCGCCCCACTTTCCTCGCTGTCAAACCCCAGGATTGCCAGATAGCTGGAGACAGCGGTGCTCAAGCCGACGTTCAG ATGCTGGATGTTTACTCAATCGTGAAGTTTGATAACCCAGACGGTGGTGTATGGAAGCAGGGTTTCGAAATAACTTATGAGCCCGACGAGTGGGACAATGAGCCTCTTCAAGTCTTTGTGGTCCCTCACTCCCACAATGATCCAG GTTGGATCAAGACTTTTGACAAGTACTTCACAGACCAGACGcagcacattttaaacaacatggTGGTGAAGTTGGCTGAGGATCCTCGCAGGAAGTTCATCTGGTCTGAGATTTCGTTCTTCTCCAAGTGGTGGGagactgcagacaaacaaaaacaggaggCTGTGCGCAA GCTGATCCAGGGAGGGCAGCTTGAGATTGTGACAGGTGGCTGGGTGATGACGGATGAAGCCAACGTTCACTACTTTGCCATGATAGACCAGCTCATCGAAGGCCATCAGTGGCTTGAGAGAAATCTGG gTGTTACCCCGCGCAGTGGGTGGGCGGTAGACCCCTTCGGTCACAGTGCTACGATGCCCTATCTTCTGAAGAAGGCCAACCTGACCAGCATGCTCATTCAGCGAGTCCACTACTCCATCAAAAAACACTTTGCCTCCACCCGCAGCCTGGAGTTTATGTGGAGGCAGGCCTGGG ACACTGGATCGGGCACAGACATGTTTTGCCACATGATGCCGTTCTACAGCTACGATGTGCCTCACACCTGCGGACCAGATCCCAAGATCTGCTGCCAGTTCGATTTCAAGAGGTTACCGGGTGGTCGGATAAACTGCCCCTGGAAAGTGCCACCAAAACCTGTGGTGGAGGCCAACCTAGCAGAGAG GGCAAATCTGCTCCTGGATCAGTACCGTAAAAAGTCCAAACTCTACCGCAGCAAAGTGCTCCTGGTCCCGCTGGGAGATGACTTCCGCTACGACAAGGCCTTGGAGTGGGATCAGCAGTTCACCAACTACCAGAAGCTGTTTGACTACATGAATTCTCACCCAGAGCTGCACGTACAG GCTCAGTTTGGGACTCTCTCCGACTATTTCAATGCTGTATACAAAGCACAGGGAGTGGCCCAGGGATCCAGACCTCCAGACTTCCCGGTGCTAAGTGGAGATTTCTTTGCCTATGCAGACCGTGAAGATCATTACTGGACCGGCTACTTCACCTCTCGTCCCTTTTACAAGAGCCTGGACCGGGTGATTGAGTCGCACCTCAG GGGGGCCGAGATCCTTTACAGTCTGGCAGTTGCAAATGCTCGACATGTGGGCATGGAAGGACGCTACCCAGTTTCAGACTATGCCCTGCTGGTCGACGCCAGGCAGTCTGTTGCTCTCTTCCAGCATCACGACGCCATCACTGGCACCGCGAAGGAAAATGTTGTCGTTGACTACGGCACCAA ATTACTGCGGTCGCTCATTGGTCTGAAGAGGGTAATCACTAATGCTGCTCATTTCCTGGTCATGAAGAACAAGGAGTTTTATCGCTTTTATCAGACCGAGCCCTTCCTGGAGACG GATGATCGGCGTGCTACTCAAGACTCTCTTCCTCAGCGCACTTTAATCGAGCTGGACCCAGCAGGGCCAAG GTACATGGTTCTGTTCAACCCTGTGGAGCATGAGCGGCTGTGTGTGGTGACAGTGTTGGTCAACACGGTCAGGGTGCGGGTGCTTACGGAGGATGGACAGACGCTCCCCGTGCAGCTGAGTGGTCAGTGGAGCTCTGCAAGTCAAATGAGTGCAGAGGTATTTGAG GCATCGTTCATGGTTCGCCTGCCGCCTCTGGGTCTGGCTGTTTTCCATCTTTACGACTCTCCGGACTCGCCCATGACACTCCGCTCCGACACGCTGCTCAGGCTGTCTGGAGGGGGGGTCAGTGCTCGGGCCACGGACTTGCTTCCTGTCCGCTCTCAGCAGGCTGACCCTCAAACCTTCTACATCAGCAGTCAGGCTCTCACACTTGGCTTCTCTGGCACCACGGGCCTGCTGGAG AGCATCAAGCATAAAGATGATCCCCAGGAAGTGAAGGTTCAGATGCAGTTCATGGTTTACGGCACTCGCCCCTCCAAAGACAAAAGTGGAGCGTACCTCTTTCTACCCGATGGAAAAGCCAAG CCCTACCACCAGAAAGAATCACCTGTGGTGCGCGTTGTGGAGGGGCCGCTCTTCTCCGAGGTGGTGGCACACTACCAGCATGTCCAGCAGACCGTTCGCATCCACAATGTGCCAG gGGTGGATGGTTTGTCTGTGGACTTCACCACCACGGTGGACATCAGAGATCAGACCAATAAGGAGCTCGCCATGCGCCTGGTAACCGACATCCAGAGTGGAGATGTTTTCTACACAGACCTCAACGGCTTCCAG ATGCAACCTCGTCGCCACCATCTGAAGCTTCCCTTGCAGGCCAACTTTTATCCCATGCCCAGCCAGGCGTACATCCAGGACAGCCACCACCGCCTCACACTGCACACGGCTCAGTCTCTGGGCGTCACTAGCTTGGAGAGCG gcCAGCTTGAAGTAATAATGGACCGGCGCTTGATGCAGGATGATAATCGTGGACTCGGCCAGGGCCTGAAGGACAACAAGAAGACCGTCAACCACTTCCGactgctgctggagaggagaTCCATGGGCAACAAG ATGATGGACAGTGCAACAACCAGCTTCCCGTCTATACTCAGTCACATAACCAACGCCATCCTGAACCACGAGGTGCTGGCGCTGCCCGTCTTGCCCAAAAGACGCGGCATCCCTCCTCTGCAGACCTTCGCTCCTCTCAAGTCCCTCCTGCCCTGCGACTTCCACCTGGTGAACCTGCGTAGCATCCAGACCCAG GAGGACCCCCACTCTCCATCTCCATACGCGGCCTTGATTCTTCACCGTCTGGCGCTGGACTGTGGCCTTGAGGCTCAGAACCTGGGCTTTAACTGCACCACCACTCAAGGACAG CTGAGTGTATCGGGACTGTTCAAGAACCtggacctgcagctgctccagccCATGTCCCTGACCCTGATGCACTCCGGCACGCCTCTGGCCAACGACTCCGCCATCAGCCTCGACCCCATGGAGATCTCCGCCTTCAAGCTCAAACTGCGTTAA